A single region of the Neisseria zoodegmatis genome encodes:
- the ilvC gene encoding ketol-acid reductoisomerase, whose product MQVFYDKDADLSLIKGKTVAIIGYGSQGHAHAANLKDSGVNVVIGLRQGGSWNKAVAAGHDVRSVAEATKAADVVMILLPDETAPAVYNAEIHSNLKDGAVLAFAHGFNVHYNQIVPAKNVDVIMVAPKGPGHTVRSEYLKGGGVPTLIAVYQDNSGKARDIALSYAAANGGTKGGVIETNFREETETDLFGEQAVLCGGAVELVKCGFETLVEAGYAPEMAYFECLHELKLIVDLMYEGGIANMNYSISNNAEYGEYVTGPEVITPATKEAMKKALYRIQSGEYAKMFIQEGNTNYASMTARRRLNVDHQIEKVGAQLRSMMPWISKNKLVDLDKN is encoded by the coding sequence ATGCAAGTTTTTTACGATAAAGACGCAGACCTGTCATTGATCAAAGGTAAAACCGTAGCCATCATCGGTTACGGCTCACAAGGCCATGCCCACGCGGCCAACTTGAAAGATTCCGGCGTAAACGTAGTTATCGGTTTGCGCCAAGGCGGTTCTTGGAACAAAGCCGTAGCCGCCGGCCACGACGTGCGCTCCGTAGCCGAAGCCACCAAAGCTGCCGATGTGGTAATGATTCTGTTGCCTGATGAAACCGCGCCTGCCGTTTACAATGCCGAAATCCACAGCAACCTGAAAGACGGTGCCGTATTGGCATTTGCGCACGGCTTTAACGTGCATTACAACCAAATCGTACCGGCCAAAAACGTTGACGTTATTATGGTTGCGCCTAAAGGCCCCGGCCACACCGTACGCAGCGAATACCTCAAAGGCGGCGGCGTGCCGACTCTGATTGCTGTTTACCAAGACAATTCAGGTAAAGCCCGCGATATCGCTTTGTCTTATGCTGCTGCAAACGGCGGTACCAAAGGCGGTGTGATTGAAACCAACTTCCGCGAAGAAACCGAAACCGACTTGTTCGGTGAACAAGCCGTATTGTGCGGCGGTGCGGTAGAGCTGGTGAAATGCGGTTTTGAAACATTGGTGGAAGCCGGTTACGCACCCGAAATGGCTTACTTCGAGTGCCTGCACGAATTGAAACTGATTGTGGATTTGATGTACGAAGGCGGTATTGCCAACATGAACTACTCAATTTCCAACAATGCCGAATATGGCGAATACGTTACCGGCCCTGAAGTGATTACTCCGGCAACCAAAGAAGCCATGAAAAAAGCCTTGTACCGTATTCAATCAGGCGAATACGCGAAAATGTTTATCCAAGAGGGTAATACAAACTACGCCAGCATGACTGCCCGCCGCCGTTTGAATGTCGACCACCAAATCGAAAAAGTCGGCGCGCAATTACGCAGCATGATGCCGTGGATTTCTAAAAACAAACTGGTTGATTTAGACAAAAACTAA
- a CDS encoding putative quinol monooxygenase has protein sequence MQNVKIVATIVVKPEYRQELVDEFLQLVFASRKEAGNKRYDLHQDLENPDRVVFFEIWKSQAAVEEHAASPHFQAFLKAIEGKTESVEIVTMRDLSENAAQ, from the coding sequence ATGCAAAACGTAAAAATTGTTGCGACGATTGTTGTAAAACCCGAATACCGCCAAGAGCTTGTTGATGAGTTCCTGCAATTAGTCTTCGCCAGCCGCAAAGAAGCAGGCAATAAACGTTACGATCTGCATCAAGATTTGGAAAATCCCGACCGCGTGGTGTTTTTTGAAATCTGGAAATCGCAGGCAGCAGTTGAAGAGCATGCCGCTTCCCCGCACTTTCAAGCCTTTTTAAAAGCCATTGAAGGTAAAACCGAAAGTGTGGAAATCGTGACCATGCGCGACCTCTCCGAAAACGCAGCACAATAA
- the ilvN gene encoding acetolactate synthase small subunit has translation MRHILSILMENESGAMSRVVGLFSARDYNIDSLAVAATEDKTLSRMTIVTHGDDTVVEQITKQLNKLVEVIKVVDLNESRFVERELMLVKLRAVGKDRDEFLRLTEIYRGSVVDVTDKTYTVEITGSSDKLDSFLETVGRTQILETVRTGAAGIGRGERILRI, from the coding sequence ATGCGACACATATTATCTATCCTGATGGAAAACGAATCAGGCGCGATGAGCCGCGTGGTAGGCTTGTTCTCGGCTCGTGATTACAATATCGATTCTTTGGCGGTTGCCGCTACCGAAGACAAAACACTCTCCCGCATGACCATTGTTACTCATGGCGACGATACCGTGGTGGAGCAGATTACCAAGCAGCTCAACAAGTTGGTTGAAGTGATCAAAGTGGTGGACTTGAACGAAAGCCGTTTTGTCGAGCGGGAGTTAATGCTCGTGAAACTGCGTGCCGTCGGAAAAGACCGTGACGAGTTTTTACGTCTTACCGAAATTTACCGCGGCAGTGTAGTGGATGTAACCGATAAAACCTACACCGTTGAAATTACCGGCTCCAGCGATAAATTGGATTCGTTCTTGGAAACCGTAGGCCGTACCCAGATTCTCGAAACCGTACGCACCGGTGCTGCCGGCATCGGTCGTGGCGAACGTATATTAAGAATCTGA
- the ilvB gene encoding biosynthetic-type acetolactate synthase large subunit — protein MQLSGAQILVQSLKAEGVEYVFGYPGGAVLEIYDALFQLNKFKHILVRHEQAAVHAADAYSRTSGKVGVALVTSGPGATNALTGIATAYSDSIPIVVITGQVGTPAIGSDAFQEVDTVGITRPCVKHNFLVTDINELATTIKKAFQIASTGRPGPVVVDIPKDVTQAMAKFSYPQEDIFIRSYQPVTQGHTGQIKKAVQMLASAKRPLVYFGGGVVLGNAHQELIDFVRLTGVPCTGTLMGLGAFPSSDRQYLGMLGMHGTYEANLAMQNADVVLAVGARFDDRVVSVPSKFLEKPKKIIHIDIDPSSIAKRVKVDVPIVGDVKNVLSEMACLWKKQELIITPAALEKWWHSIEAWRSRDCLWVDYEGEIIKPQYVVKKLAEVTQNSAIITSDVGQHQMFAAQYYPFERPRQWLNSGGLGTMGVGLPYAMGAKLAAPDQEVFCITGEGSIQMNIQELSTCFQYRIPINIVTLNNGYLGMVRQWQELYYSNRESETYFDSLPDFVKLAEAYGHVGIRVDKKSDVEGALLEAIKQKDRLVFLDFITDKKQNVFPMVGNGKGLDEMVLPPHMRETPMDSDVNDVKDRDYDTRSVP, from the coding sequence ATGCAATTATCAGGTGCACAAATACTCGTGCAGAGTCTTAAAGCCGAGGGCGTGGAATACGTTTTCGGTTATCCCGGCGGCGCGGTTCTCGAAATCTACGACGCGCTTTTCCAACTCAATAAATTCAAACATATTCTGGTGCGGCACGAGCAGGCCGCCGTACACGCCGCAGACGCGTATTCGCGTACCAGCGGCAAAGTCGGCGTGGCTTTGGTTACATCCGGCCCGGGTGCCACCAATGCCCTTACCGGTATCGCCACGGCGTATTCCGATTCGATTCCGATTGTCGTTATCACCGGACAGGTAGGTACGCCTGCAATCGGTTCGGATGCTTTCCAAGAAGTGGATACAGTGGGCATTACCCGCCCGTGTGTGAAACACAATTTCTTGGTTACCGATATTAATGAGTTGGCAACCACCATTAAAAAAGCTTTTCAGATTGCCTCAACCGGCCGCCCCGGCCCGGTGGTGGTGGATATCCCTAAAGATGTTACGCAGGCGATGGCGAAATTCAGCTATCCGCAAGAAGACATTTTTATCAGGTCTTATCAGCCGGTTACCCAAGGGCATACCGGCCAAATCAAAAAAGCCGTGCAAATGCTGGCTTCGGCAAAACGCCCGCTCGTGTATTTCGGCGGCGGTGTAGTGTTGGGTAACGCGCATCAGGAATTGATTGATTTTGTGCGTTTAACCGGGGTGCCTTGTACCGGTACGCTTATGGGTTTGGGTGCATTCCCTTCCAGCGACCGCCAGTATTTGGGCATGTTGGGCATGCACGGTACTTATGAGGCCAATCTGGCGATGCAGAATGCCGATGTGGTGTTGGCCGTAGGTGCGCGCTTTGACGACCGTGTCGTTTCCGTGCCGTCTAAATTTTTGGAAAAACCCAAAAAAATCATCCACATCGATATCGACCCGTCTAGCATTGCCAAGCGCGTGAAGGTTGATGTGCCGATTGTGGGCGATGTGAAAAATGTATTGTCGGAAATGGCCTGCCTTTGGAAAAAGCAGGAGCTGATTATTACACCGGCCGCATTGGAAAAATGGTGGCACAGCATCGAAGCATGGCGCAGCCGTGATTGCTTGTGGGTGGACTACGAAGGCGAGATCATCAAACCTCAATATGTGGTGAAAAAACTGGCCGAAGTCACGCAAAACTCAGCCATCATCACCTCAGATGTAGGGCAGCATCAAATGTTTGCCGCACAATATTATCCGTTTGAACGACCGCGCCAGTGGTTGAATTCAGGCGGCCTCGGTACGATGGGCGTAGGTTTGCCTTACGCAATGGGTGCAAAACTTGCCGCACCTGACCAAGAAGTGTTTTGTATTACCGGCGAAGGCTCTATTCAAATGAATATCCAAGAGCTTTCCACCTGTTTCCAATACCGTATTCCTATTAATATCGTAACCTTAAATAACGGTTATTTGGGTATGGTACGCCAATGGCAGGAACTGTATTACAGTAACCGCGAATCGGAAACTTACTTCGACTCGTTGCCTGATTTTGTGAAGCTGGCAGAGGCTTACGGTCATGTCGGTATTCGTGTCGATAAAAAGTCGGATGTGGAAGGCGCATTGCTGGAAGCCATCAAACAAAAAGACCGCCTGGTATTTTTGGATTTCATTACCGACAAAAAACAAAACGTATTCCCGATGGTCGGCAACGGCAAAGGCTTGGATGAAATGGTATTGCCGCCGCACATGCGCGAAACACCGATGGATTCCGACGTTAACGACGTTAAAGACCGTGATTACGACACAAGGAGCGTGCCATAA
- a CDS encoding c-type cytochrome, translating into MNQLSNHKARGSALTTLVGGIVILLAVLFFLVKLANSGYFSNVEETTTSATETRIMPVGTLAMGDGTPIGERTGEQIFNKVCLQCHAADSNVPNAPRITNNGEWAPRIAKGFDTLFNNALNGFNAMPAKGGQSDLTDDELKRVIAYMANQSGGNFEAPAVGAAPADAAASGEAAPAAAEQAAAPAASTADGKQIFESTCVACHGATSAIPNSPKITKNDEWASRIKKGKEALFKNAIEGFTGPGGGFMPAKGGNTNLSDDEVKAAVTYMVNESGGKF; encoded by the coding sequence ATGAATCAATTGAGCAATCACAAAGCCCGAGGTTCTGCACTAACCACCCTTGTGGGCGGTATCGTAATCCTGCTTGCAGTTCTGTTTTTTCTGGTCAAACTGGCCAACAGCGGCTACTTCAGCAACGTAGAAGAAACCACCACATCCGCCACCGAAACCCGCATCATGCCGGTCGGCACCCTTGCCATGGGCGACGGTACACCGATCGGCGAACGTACTGGCGAACAAATTTTCAACAAAGTCTGCCTGCAATGCCACGCTGCCGACAGCAACGTTCCCAACGCACCGCGCATTACCAACAACGGCGAATGGGCGCCCCGTATCGCCAAAGGCTTCGACACACTGTTTAACAACGCACTCAACGGCTTCAACGCCATGCCTGCGAAAGGCGGCCAATCAGACTTGACCGACGACGAACTCAAACGCGTTATCGCTTATATGGCTAACCAATCGGGCGGTAATTTCGAAGCACCTGCCGTAGGTGCCGCGCCTGCCGACGCAGCCGCATCAGGCGAAGCTGCTCCGGCAGCCGCCGAACAAGCCGCAGCGCCCGCAGCTTCTACCGCCGACGGTAAACAGATTTTCGAAAGCACTTGCGTAGCTTGCCACGGTGCCACTTCGGCCATCCCCAACTCACCCAAAATCACCAAAAACGACGAATGGGCTTCACGCATCAAAAAAGGCAAAGAAGCATTGTTTAAAAATGCCATCGAAGGCTTTACCGGCCCGGGCGGCGGCTTCATGCCTGCCAAGGGCGGCAACACCAACCTGAGCGATGATGAGGTGAAAGCAGCCGTAACCTATATGGTGAACGAATCAGGCGGCAAGTTTTAA
- a CDS encoding NAD-dependent succinate-semialdehyde dehydrogenase, translating to MKTILQLLKHADVQLESFSDGLPVKNPATGDTIAYVRTTPPERLEKLIDKAQAAQKVWAAKTALERADVLWNWYRLVKANKEGLARIMTMEQGKSLAESLGEIDYAASFIRWFAEEARRVEGDILTSVKQNQKLMVIKQPVGVAAAITPWNFPAAMITRKVAPALAAGCAMIVKSASQTPLSAYAQALLAYEAGVPEDLLVVLNGKAADISAVFAQSPIVRKISFTGSTETGIKIFRQSAEHIKKLSLELGGNAPLIVFDDADLDKAVQGVLLSKFRNSGQTCVCSNRIYVQSGVYEELCRRIAREAGRLKLGNGLDDGVQQGPLIDGQAVTKVEEHIRDALEKGAECLTGGQRSSLGGTFFEPTVLSGVTEAMLVAKEETFGPLCPIFKFETEEDVIRQANDTESGLAAYLFTQDTARQWRVSEALEYGMVGINTGLISNEVAPFGGIKTSGLGREGSKYGMDEYLELKYLCLDLA from the coding sequence ATGAAAACCATTTTACAGTTGCTGAAACATGCTGATGTTCAGCTTGAATCTTTTTCAGACGGCCTGCCGGTGAAAAACCCGGCCACGGGCGATACCATTGCTTATGTGCGTACTACGCCGCCGGAGCGTTTGGAAAAGCTGATCGATAAAGCACAGGCGGCGCAGAAGGTATGGGCGGCGAAAACCGCGTTGGAACGTGCCGATGTTTTGTGGAATTGGTATCGTTTGGTTAAAGCCAACAAGGAAGGTTTGGCGCGCATCATGACGATGGAGCAGGGTAAAAGTCTGGCCGAATCGTTGGGCGAAATCGACTACGCGGCCAGCTTTATACGTTGGTTTGCCGAAGAAGCGCGCAGGGTGGAAGGCGATATTCTCACGAGCGTGAAGCAAAACCAAAAGCTGATGGTGATTAAGCAGCCGGTGGGTGTTGCCGCTGCCATCACGCCGTGGAATTTTCCCGCCGCCATGATTACGCGCAAAGTTGCTCCCGCGCTGGCGGCCGGATGCGCCATGATTGTGAAATCCGCCAGCCAAACGCCCTTGAGCGCTTACGCGCAGGCATTGTTGGCTTACGAAGCGGGTGTGCCGGAAGATTTGCTGGTGGTGTTGAACGGTAAGGCTGCGGACATCAGCGCGGTGTTTGCACAAAGCCCCATCGTGCGCAAAATCAGCTTTACCGGTTCTACGGAAACCGGCATCAAAATTTTCCGCCAAAGTGCCGAACATATTAAAAAACTCAGTTTGGAATTGGGCGGAAATGCGCCTTTGATTGTGTTTGACGATGCCGATTTGGATAAGGCTGTGCAGGGTGTTTTGCTCAGCAAGTTTCGCAATAGCGGGCAGACTTGCGTGTGCAGCAACCGTATTTATGTGCAGTCGGGCGTGTATGAAGAACTCTGCCGCCGTATCGCTCGCGAAGCAGGCCGTCTGAAATTGGGTAACGGCTTGGATGACGGCGTTCAACAAGGCCCTTTGATTGACGGGCAGGCGGTAACCAAGGTGGAAGAGCATATTCGCGATGCGCTGGAAAAGGGCGCGGAATGCTTAACGGGCGGTCAGCGCAGCAGTTTGGGTGGTACGTTTTTCGAGCCTACGGTGTTGAGCGGTGTGACGGAAGCCATGTTGGTGGCGAAAGAAGAAACCTTCGGGCCGCTTTGCCCCATTTTTAAGTTTGAAACCGAAGAAGATGTGATCAGACAAGCCAATGATACCGAATCGGGCTTGGCGGCTTATTTATTCACGCAAGATACCGCACGCCAATGGCGTGTATCGGAAGCCTTGGAGTATGGCATGGTCGGCATCAATACGGGTTTAATCAGCAATGAAGTGGCACCGTTTGGCGGAATCAAAACCAGCGGCTTAGGCAGAGAAGGCAGTAAATATGGAATGGACGAATATTTGGAACTGAAATATCTGTGTTTGGATTTGGCTTGA
- a CDS encoding DUF294 nucleotidyltransferase-like domain-containing protein, producing the protein MERFDFSYAPFNYLSNPERVALQKSVNISFFHDHETIIRPNEPIEFLYVVIKGLVKEIGADGDVVSLYHPRDTFEARGLIEGISHHQFVVEEEALVYTIPKAVVLEIIDSNPRFGAYCYTSVADKFASLSNTKNESEFESLFTAKVRDAYRNKPVWLEGSDTIFHAAGVLKERKTKSALVRHEDKIGVFTESAFRDIVIAGAPSDEAVHKWTAFNLISADIDDFVFNALLRMMRYQIQRVVVEENGIPIGTLEQIDVLAYLSNHSHLVAQRLERAKTIDELVDISGQMTDSIRLLRNNGVRAPQLAELMQVLNSSLFEKAWRILAPAELYDKSCLIVMGSEGRGEQILKTDQDNALILHESVDPDLAAEIAAQFSQTLTRLGYPPCPGNIMVNNPQWRKSLPEFKKMVSSWCHNASGENMMNLAIFIDAKAVAGDTSMLAEVKEHLQKVMVNDVGMLMAFARAVDQFESQSKGFFSQLLNRGQAEKMDIKKMGQFPVVHGIRALSLEARIEETNTFERIHHLVQLNVIDEALGKDVAEALSYIMDLRLSANLAILHNGGSGTPNQLDFGNLSTLERDLLKDALQVVKRFKNVIRHHFHITS; encoded by the coding sequence ATGGAACGGTTTGACTTCAGCTACGCCCCATTCAACTACTTGAGCAACCCCGAGCGCGTTGCCTTGCAAAAATCGGTCAACATTTCGTTTTTTCACGACCACGAAACCATTATCCGCCCCAACGAACCGATTGAGTTTTTATACGTCGTCATCAAAGGGCTGGTAAAAGAAATCGGTGCCGACGGCGATGTCGTCTCCCTCTACCACCCCCGCGACACCTTTGAAGCCCGCGGCCTGATCGAAGGCATCAGCCACCACCAGTTCGTAGTGGAAGAAGAAGCGCTGGTTTACACCATTCCCAAAGCCGTAGTGCTCGAAATCATCGATTCCAACCCGCGCTTCGGAGCCTATTGCTACACCAGCGTGGCCGACAAATTTGCCAGCCTTTCCAACACCAAAAACGAAAGCGAATTTGAAAGCCTGTTTACCGCCAAAGTCCGCGATGCCTACCGCAACAAACCCGTTTGGCTCGAAGGCAGCGACACCATTTTCCACGCCGCCGGCGTATTGAAAGAACGCAAAACCAAATCCGCATTGGTACGCCACGAAGATAAAATCGGCGTGTTCACCGAATCCGCCTTCCGCGACATCGTCATCGCCGGAGCACCGTCAGACGAAGCCGTACACAAATGGACAGCCTTCAATCTGATTTCCGCCGACATCGACGATTTCGTGTTCAACGCCTTGCTGCGCATGATGCGCTACCAAATCCAGCGCGTTGTAGTAGAAGAAAACGGCATCCCCATCGGCACGCTCGAACAAATCGACGTATTGGCTTATCTCTCCAACCACAGCCATTTGGTCGCACAGCGTTTGGAGCGCGCCAAAACCATAGACGAGTTGGTCGATATCTCCGGCCAGATGACCGATTCCATCCGCCTGTTGCGCAACAACGGCGTGCGCGCGCCGCAACTGGCCGAGTTAATGCAGGTACTGAACAGCAGCCTGTTTGAAAAAGCGTGGCGCATCCTCGCACCGGCCGAACTCTACGACAAATCCTGCCTGATCGTGATGGGTTCCGAAGGGCGTGGCGAACAAATTCTCAAAACCGACCAAGACAACGCCCTGATTCTGCACGAAAGCGTCGATCCCGATCTCGCCGCCGAAATAGCCGCCCAATTTTCACAAACGCTTACCCGTCTCGGCTATCCGCCCTGCCCCGGCAATATCATGGTCAACAACCCCCAATGGCGCAAATCGTTGCCCGAATTCAAAAAAATGGTCAGCAGCTGGTGCCACAATGCCAGCGGCGAAAACATGATGAACCTCGCCATTTTTATCGATGCCAAAGCCGTAGCCGGCGACACCTCCATGCTGGCCGAAGTCAAAGAACATCTGCAAAAAGTGATGGTTAACGACGTAGGCATGCTGATGGCCTTTGCACGCGCCGTCGATCAATTTGAAAGCCAAAGCAAAGGCTTTTTCTCCCAACTACTCAACCGCGGCCAAGCCGAAAAAATGGACATCAAAAAAATGGGGCAGTTTCCCGTTGTTCACGGCATCCGCGCCCTCAGCCTCGAAGCCCGCATCGAAGAAACCAATACGTTCGAGCGCATTCACCATCTCGTCCAACTGAACGTTATCGACGAAGCATTAGGCAAAGACGTTGCCGAAGCCCTCAGCTACATCATGGACTTACGCCTGAGCGCCAACCTCGCCATCCTGCACAACGGCGGCTCCGGCACCCCCAACCAACTCGATTTCGGCAACCTGTCCACGCTCGAACGCGACCTGCTCAAAGATGCGCTGCAAGTCGTTAAGCGGTTTAAAAACGTGATCCGCCACCACTTCCACATCACTTCGTAA
- a CDS encoding 3'-5' exonuclease: protein MFKKFLQGRERKKLTDPHYNFLFDEHPDEWVSFDCETTSLDVKEAEILSIGAVKIRKNQVLVSESFYVLVKPENPMKAANISVHGLRPKDLSDGIPVQEAIKQLLEFIGGRGLVGYYLEYDVAMVNKFLKPMIGIKLPNPQTDVSSLFHRWQQKQNIHDGYVDLRMDTMLKKLKLTGLPRHDALNDSISVALMYLLLKQRLR from the coding sequence ATGTTTAAAAAATTCCTGCAGGGCAGAGAGCGCAAAAAACTTACCGACCCGCATTACAACTTTCTTTTCGACGAACACCCCGACGAATGGGTGAGCTTCGACTGCGAAACCACCAGCCTCGACGTAAAAGAAGCCGAAATCCTCTCCATCGGCGCCGTCAAAATCCGCAAAAACCAAGTATTGGTGAGCGAATCGTTTTATGTGCTGGTTAAGCCCGAAAACCCGATGAAAGCCGCCAACATCAGCGTACACGGCTTAAGACCGAAAGACCTTTCAGACGGCATCCCCGTGCAAGAAGCCATCAAACAGCTGCTCGAATTCATCGGCGGCCGCGGCTTGGTAGGCTATTACTTGGAATACGACGTCGCCATGGTCAACAAATTTCTCAAGCCCATGATAGGTATCAAACTGCCCAACCCGCAAACCGACGTCTCTTCACTGTTTCACCGTTGGCAGCAAAAACAAAACATCCACGACGGCTATGTGGATTTGCGCATGGACACCATGCTGAAAAAACTCAAACTCACCGGCCTGCCCCGCCACGACGCGCTCAACGATTCCATCAGTGTCGCATTGATGTATCTGCTGTTGAAACAAAGGCTACGCTAA
- a CDS encoding SCO family protein has product MKPTTRAILFSTFVLSALTACSPQESAPAASQPAPEQASAPARAAAPAGLHGTDMSKEDIGGDFALTDGDGKLFHIKDLKGKAVILSFGYTHCPDVCPTELLTYSDTLKQLGDEAKDVAVVFVSVDPERDTPELIGKYVKQFNPGFIGVTATEGQDLPLIKQQYRVVSAKAQQQSEKVYLVDHSAGAYLIDKNGEVAVFEPYGSTAQQIADDIRILLKS; this is encoded by the coding sequence ATGAAACCGACTACCCGAGCCATTTTGTTTTCCACCTTCGTATTATCCGCTTTGACGGCCTGCTCGCCGCAAGAAAGCGCACCGGCAGCATCACAACCCGCACCCGAACAGGCATCCGCACCCGCCCGCGCCGCCGCACCTGCCGGCCTGCACGGCACGGACATGAGCAAGGAAGACATCGGCGGCGACTTCGCCCTAACCGACGGCGACGGCAAACTGTTCCACATCAAAGACTTAAAAGGTAAAGCCGTTATCCTGTCGTTCGGTTACACGCACTGCCCCGACGTATGCCCCACCGAGCTGCTGACTTACAGCGACACGCTCAAGCAGCTGGGTGATGAAGCCAAGGATGTGGCCGTGGTATTCGTGAGCGTTGATCCCGAGCGCGACACGCCCGAATTAATCGGTAAATACGTTAAGCAGTTTAATCCCGGCTTTATCGGCGTAACCGCAACCGAAGGCCAAGATTTGCCGCTGATCAAGCAGCAATACCGTGTTGTATCAGCCAAAGCGCAGCAGCAATCCGAAAAGGTTTATCTGGTTGACCACTCCGCAGGGGCTTATCTGATTGATAAAAACGGCGAAGTGGCGGTATTTGAGCCTTACGGAAGCACGGCACAACAGATTGCAGACGATATCCGCATCTTGCTAAAATCATAA
- the hisG gene encoding ATP phosphoribosyltransferase has product MQENQLTIALSKGRIFDETLPLLAAAGIVPLEEPGSSRKLIIGTNLPNVRLVIVRASDVPTYVQYGAADFGIAGKDVLIEHGGDGLYQPLDLQIAKCRMMVAVRKGFDYAAASQPGNRLRVATKYPDIAAEHFAGKGVHVDIIKLYGSMELAPLVGLSDAIVDLVSTGGTLKANNLEAVEHIVDISSRLVVNKAALKVKHALIQPIINAFAEAAGQS; this is encoded by the coding sequence ATGCAAGAAAACCAACTGACCATCGCCCTTTCCAAAGGCCGTATTTTTGATGAAACCCTGCCGCTGCTGGCAGCCGCCGGCATTGTGCCGCTCGAAGAACCGGGCAGCTCGCGCAAACTGATTATCGGCACCAACCTGCCCAACGTGCGCTTGGTGATTGTGCGCGCCAGCGACGTGCCCACTTATGTGCAATACGGCGCGGCGGATTTCGGCATCGCCGGCAAAGACGTATTGATCGAGCACGGCGGCGACGGCCTGTATCAGCCGCTGGATTTGCAGATTGCCAAATGCCGCATGATGGTTGCCGTGCGCAAAGGTTTCGATTACGCCGCCGCCTCACAGCCGGGCAACCGTTTGCGCGTTGCTACTAAATACCCCGACATCGCCGCCGAACACTTCGCCGGCAAAGGCGTGCATGTGGACATCATCAAACTGTACGGCTCGATGGAACTTGCTCCGCTGGTCGGCTTGAGCGACGCGATCGTCGATTTAGTTTCCACCGGCGGTACGTTGAAAGCCAATAATCTGGAAGCCGTGGAGCATATCGTGGATATTTCCAGCCGTTTGGTGGTCAACAAAGCAGCGTTGAAAGTGAAACACGCGCTTATCCAGCCGATTATCAACGCATTTGCCGAAGCAGCCGGGCAGTCTTAA